One genomic region from Rosa rugosa chromosome 1, drRosRugo1.1, whole genome shotgun sequence encodes:
- the LOC133728958 gene encoding probable CCR4-associated factor 1 homolog 11, whose amino-acid sequence MIVQRGIQIFPIGPASHFHGGVPVVFHGRPMSPIPLHHRPIPLYPPQFQSRVPVFRVVGAPICGQGSVKKADRFEVRRVCRYNFKAEIAVIQSLIRAGYRFASFDTEFPGTVVKSEIPKHLISQAVPVDVYKMMKTNVDQTHIIQLGLSLSDPFGNLPVYDGAYCCWEFNFNDFDVDCANHLRNSVSIDVLKRQGIDFSENKCTGICSADFAEEIERSGLVELLPCLTWATFQSAYDFGYLIKMFTGNKELPEDIKEFMGNVKAYFGPNVYDIKYMMKFCDGLFGGLNSVAETLGVDRVAGSSHQAGSDSLLTLQTFFKMLKMEKNKGKELWEECGGVLFGLGSLDFWHHC is encoded by the coding sequence ATGATAGTTCAGAGAGGAATTCAGATCTTCCCAATTGGGCCTGCTTCTCATTTCCACGGCGGAGTTCCGGTGGTCTTCCACGGCCGACCTATGTCTCCGATTCCTCTACACCACCGCCCTATACCCCTTTATCCTCCTCAATTTCAGAGCCGCGTCCCTGTTTTCCGGGTTGTCGGCGCCCCAATTTGTGGTCAAGGATCTGTGAAGAAAGCCGATCGGTTCGAGGTTCGAAGAGTTTGTCGCTATAATTTCAAAGCCGAGATTGCCGTAATTCAGAGTCTAATCAGGGCCGGCTACCGATTTGCTAGTTTCGACACCGAATTCCCCGGGACAGTGGTTAAATCCGAAATTCCGAAACATCTGATATCTCAAGCTGTTCCGGTTGATGTGTATAAGATGATGAAGACCAATGTGGACCAGACCCATATTATCCAATTGGGTCTTTCACTCTCTGACCCATTTGGGAATTTGCCGGTTTATGATGGTGCCTACTGCTGTTGGGAGTTTAATTTCAATGATTTTGATGTAGACTGTGCTAACCATTTGCGGAATAGTGTCTCGATTGATGTCCTGAAGCGGCAAGGAATAGACTTTTCCGAAAACAAATGCACTGGTATTTGTTCTGCAGACTTTGCTGAGGAGATTGAGAGGTCTGGGCTAGTGGAGTTGCTTCCTTGCTTGACTTGGGCTACTTTCCAGAGTGCATATGATTTTGGGTACTTGATAAAGATGTTCACTGGGAACAAGGAATTGCCTGAGGATATCAAGGAGTTCATGGGCAATGTGAAGGCATATTTTGGACCGAATGTGTACGACATCAAGTACATGATGAAGTTCTGTGATGGACTGTTTGGCGGTTTGAATAGTGTGGCAGAAACCCTTGGCGTTGACCGTGTGGCTGGGAGTAGCCACCAGGCTGGTTCTGATAGTCTTTTGACACTGCAAACCTTTTTCAAGATGCTCAAGATGGAGAAGAACAAAGGGAAAGAGCTCTGGGAAGAATGTGGAGGAGTTTTGTTTGGTTTAGGAAGCTTGGATTTCTGGCATCATTGTTGA
- the LOC133725054 gene encoding DEAD-box ATP-dependent RNA helicase 35: MEEEDDLYIPVAKRRAMAAQRILHRKGDASGLEEESEKAKADEVKPSLLVKASQLKRDAPEITQAEQLVLQEKEMIEHLSDRKTLMSVRELAKGITYTDPLPTGWKPPLQIRRMLTKHCDLIRKQWHIIVSGEDIPPPIKNFKDMRFPEPILKMLKTKGIVQPTPIQVQGLPVILSGRDMIGIAFTGSGKTLVFVLPLIMMAMQEEIMMPIVPGEGPFGLIICPSRELARQTYEVVEQFLAPMREAGYPEIRPLLCIGGVEMKSQLDIVRKGVHIVVATPGRLKDMLAKKKMNLDNCRYLTLDEADRLVDLGFEDDIREVFDHFKAQRQTLLFSATMPAKIQNFARSALVKPVTVNVGRAGAANLDVIQEVEYVKQEAKIVYLLECLQKTPPPVLIFCENKADVDDIHEYLLLKGVEAVAIHGGKGKDQEEREYAISSFKAGKKDVLVATDVASKGLDFPDIQHVINYDMPAEIENYVHRIGRTGRCGKTGIATTFINKNQSETTLLDLKHLLQEAKQRIPPVLAELNDPMEDVEDITDASGVKGCAYCGGLGHRIRDCPKLEQQKSMAISSSRRDYYGSGGYRGEI, encoded by the exons atggaagaagaagatgatttgTATATACCTGTGGCAAAGCGGAGAGCGATGGCAGCGCAGAGGATTCTTCACCGGAAGGGGGATGCCTCCGGGCTTGAAGAGGAATCGGAGAAAGCCAAGGCTGATGAAGTGAAGCCTAGTCTTCTTGTGAAAGCTTCACAGTTGAAACGTGATGCTCCTGAGATTACTCAAGCCGAGCAGCTGGTGCTGCAAGAGAAAGAGATGATTGAGCATTTGTCTGATCGCAAGACCCTCATGTCGGTTCGTGAGTTGGCTAAGGGAATCACTTATACGGACCCTTTGCCCACAGGTTGGAAGCCCCCATTGCAGATTAGAAGGATGCTGACAAAGCACTGTGATTTGATTCGAAAGCAGTGGCACATCATAGTTAGTGGCGAAGATATTCCACCGCCTATTAAGAATTTCAAGGATATGAGATTTCCTGAACCGATTTTGAAGATGTTGAAAACCAAGGGGATTGTTCAACCGACGCCCATTCAGGTGCAAGGTCTTCCGGTGATTTTGTCAGGGAGGGATATGATTGGTATTGCATTTACGGGTTCAGGAAAGACGTTGGTTTTTGTGTTGCCATTGATTATGATGGCAATGCAGGAGGAGATTATGATGCCAATTGTTCCAGGAGAAGGGCCTTTTGGATTGATTATTTGCCCATCCAGGGAGCTCGCAAGGCAGACTTATGAAGTAGTGGAACAATTTCTGGCTCCTATGAGAGAGGCTGGGTATCCAGAGATAAGGCCTTTGTTATGCATTGGTGGAGTGGAAATGAAGTCGCAGTTGGATATTGTGCGCAAAGGTGTTCATATAGTTGTTGCTACTCCCGGGAGGTTAAAGGATATGCTggcaaagaaaaaaatgaacctTGATAATTGCAG ATATCTAACTTTAGATGAGGCTGATAGATTGGTAGATTTGGGATTTGAAGATGACATAAGAGAAGTTTTTGACCATTTCAAAGCTCAACGACAGACACTCTTATTTTCAGCCACCATGCCTGCAAAAATTCAGAACTTCGCTAGAAGTGCTTTGGTTAAGCCTGTCACTGTCAACGTTGGACGAGCTGGAGCAGCAAATCTTGATGTGATTCAGGAGGTTGAGTACGTGAAGCAAGAAGCCAAGATTGTTTACCTTCTTGAATGTCTACAAAAGACCCCACCTCCAGTTCTGATATTCTGTGAAAATAAAGCTGATGTCGATGATATTCATGAATATCTTCTGTTAAAAGGAGTGGAAGCAGTGGCCATTCATGGAGGGAAAGGGAAGGATCaggaagagagagagtatgCCATTTCTTCCTTCAAGGCAGGGAAGAAAGATGTCTTAGTGGCAACTGATGTTGCCTCAAAAGGTTTGGATTTTCCTGATATTCAACACGTCATTAACTATGACATGCCAGCAGAAATCGAAAACTATGTTCACAGGATTGGACGAACAGGAAGATGTGGCAAGACTGGAATagcaacaacatttataaaCAAGAACCAGAGTGAGACTACACTTCTAGATTTGAAGCACCTATTGCAAGAGGCAAAACAGAGGATTCCACCTGTTTTGGCTGAGCTTAATGATCCAATGGAAGATGTTGAAGATATTACTGATGCAAGTGGAGTTAAAGGTTGTGCTTATTGTGGTGGGCTTGGTCATCGTATCCGTGATTGCCCGAAACTAGAGCAGCAGAAAAGCATGGCAATTTCCTCCTCTAGAAGAGATTATTATGGTTCTGGTGGTTACAGAGGAGAAATATGA
- the LOC133725055 gene encoding uncharacterized protein LOC133725055, with product MEVFKPGLKICSTKELSRFDGASTSEQTMNKNRIKTERASYQGNLEIESRTKGAETAMKRSLILGCSSSKAKLSCKGKAVLCSSSEIEELNERMRILEEETESMKQELFEGAEERRKLINEIYQQFQILTRELKFNDGSRSETSSQDEKIGSDLSDDLQQDLAHTLSLLMLTQ from the exons ATGGAAGTTTTCAAGCCTGGGTTGAAAATATGTTCAACTAAGGAGCTTTCGAGATTCGATGGTGCAAGCACTAGTGAGCAAACAATGAACAAGAATAGGATAAAAACTGAAAGAGCATCGTATCAGGGCAACTTAGAGATTGAGTCAAGGACCAAGGGTGCTGAAACAGCTATGAAAAGATCACTGATACTTGGTTGTTCAAGTAGCAAGGCGAAACTTTCTTGTAAGGGTAAAGCTGTACTGTGCTCCTCTAGTGAAATTGAAGAACTAAACGAGAGAATGAGGATTCTTGAAGAAGAAACTGAAAGTATGAAGCAAGAATTATTTGAGGGTGCAGAAGAAAGAAGGAAGTTGATAAATGAGATATATCAGCAGTTTCAGATTCTAACAAGAGAACTCAAGTTCAATGATGGAAGTAGAAGTGAGACTTCTTCACAG GACGAGAAAATAGGATCAGATTTATCGGATGATTTACAACAAGATCTAGCTCATACTTTGTCACTGCTGATGTTGACACAATGA
- the LOC133725057 gene encoding uncharacterized protein LOC133725057, producing MGSTSSMLTQYDIEEVQEHCHNLFSQQEIVSLYKRFCQLDRNAKGFISSDEFLSVPELATNPISQRLLKMVEGLNFKDFVAFLSAFSARATMQQKIEFIFKVYDSDRNGKVSFNDILEVLRDMSGSFMSDEQREKVLTQVLQESGYSRGSYLTLDDFSKVLGGHGLKMEVEVPID from the exons ATGGGAAGTACCTCATCGATGCTAACTCAGTATGACATTGAAGAAGTACAGGAGCACTGCCATAATCTAT TTTCCCAGCAAGAAATTGTATCCTTGTATAAAAGATTTTGTCAGCTTGATCGGAATGCAAAGGGTTTCATCTCATCTGATGAATTCTTATCAGTACCCGAGTTAGCAACGAATCCAATATCTCAG AGGCTGCTTAAGATGGTGGAAGGTTTGAACTTTAAGGACTTTGTGGCTTTCTTGTCTGCGTTTAGTGCTAGAGCTACTATGCAGCAGAAAATTGAAT TTATTTTCAAGGTATATGATTCAGACCGCAATGGAAAGGTGTCTTTCAATGATATATTAGAAGTGCTCCGGGATATGTCTGGTTCATTTATGTCTGACGAGCAAAGAGAG AAAGTGTTGACCCAAGTCTTGCAAGAATCAGGATATTCAAGGGGATCTTATTTGACATTAGATGACTTCAGTAAG GTTCTTGGCGGTCATGGCCTGAAAATGGAGGTTGAGGTGCCAATTGACTAA